A stretch of DNA from Candidatus Methylomirabilis lanthanidiphila:
CAAGGTCGCCCGCATCAGGGCGGTTCCGCCTTCGATGTCCAGCGTATTGAGATCCGCACCGCGATTCAGCAGAAGCTCTGCAAGCCTGGTATGTCCATGTGCGGCCGCCCGTATCAGCGCCGTCCAGCCATTTTGATCCCGCGCGTTCAGCTCTGCACCGCGATTCAGCAGAAGCTCTGCAACCTCGGCATGTCCATGTCCGGCCGCCCGTATCAATGCCGTCCTGCCGTATTGATCCCGCGCGTTCAGCTCTGCACCGCGATTCAGCAGAAGCTCTGCAACCTCGGCATGTCCATGTGCGGCCGCCTGTATCAGCGCCGTCCCATCGTGTTGATCCCGCGCGTTCACATCCGCACCTCTATTCAGCAGGATCTCCGCAATCTTGGTATGTCCGTTCAACGCAGCACGCATGAGAGCTGTCAGTCCGAATTTATCTTTCGCATCGACGACGGCCCCACTATCGAGCAACATCCCTATGACGCCTATACGGCCATTCCAGGCCGCACGCATCAGCGCACTAAAACTATCTTTATCCTTCACATTGACCTCAGCGCCTCTATTGAGCAGCATCTGCGCAATTCTGGCATGCTCCCTCCAGGCCGCCCGTATCAATGCCGTTCCGCCATTCTTATCCTTTACATTTATATCAGCACCATTATTGAGGAGGAGTTCTGCCACCTCGATCTCCCCATAGAAGGACGCATGTATCAGGGCCGTCCAGCCATCCCCGTCCGTCGCATTCACATCGGCGCCGTCAGCTAAGAGGCGTTTGACTGTGTCGCTATCTCCGGATTTGGACGCCTCAATGAGCCTTTTACCGCGCCTCCCGCCGGTCCCGAATAATGAGCTCAGGAAACCCATGCAACCTCCTTGTAAGGTAAATAGGCTGAAGTGATTTAGGCTGAAGGAGGAGGGCTAACAGTCTACAGCCTAACAGCCTATATACTCCTACTCAACGCGCCCCATGTTTCTCCAGCAGCTCAGCAATCTTCGAAAGCTTATTATTAGACGCATACATCCAGGCTGTTGCATTCATATTATCCCTTGCATTCACGTCGGCACCTTTATGGACTAGCAGCTCTG
This window harbors:
- the ankX_4 gene encoding Phosphocholine transferase AnkX; its protein translation is MGFLSSLFGTGGRRGKRLIEASKSGDSDTVKRLLADGADVNATDGDGWTALIHASFYGEIEVAELLLNNGADINVKDKNGGTALIRAAWREHARIAQMLLNRGAEVNVKDKDSFSALMRAAWNGRIGVIGMLLDSGAVVDAKDKFGLTALMRAALNGHTKIAEILLNRGADVNARDQHDGTALIQAAAHGHAEVAELLLNRGAELNARDQYGRTALIRAAGHGHAEVAELLLNRGAELNARDQNGWTALIRAAAHGHTRLAELLLNRGADLNTLDIEGGTALMRATLNGHTKMCELLKQYGAS